The following proteins come from a genomic window of Mycobacterium sp. DL:
- a CDS encoding 4,5-dihydroxyphthalate decarboxylase, which produces MNGAERLELTYGGELYDRTRRLYTGEVAPEGIRIRYLHHAIEDLFWRQGKYGEFDVAEYSMGAYLSTVDDPDRPFVALPIFPSRLFRHSSVYVRAGANVVEAADLNGGAVGTPEWSMTASLWMRGILGEHHGVDLASIRWRTGGLEQPGRQEKAPVTPPRHFDVSHIGDEDTLSAQLIRGELDALITARTPQAFMQGDPRIRRLWPDFRAAERAYFDVTQVVPIMHVVVIKRSVLNAHPWVANNLVDAFETARKPVQPELIDTAVCTTSLIWESSYAEGEQDLLGDPFRGGVGHNAAALHALLAYAHEQGFSKRPLRLEDVFVPSTISAARV; this is translated from the coding sequence ATGAACGGTGCGGAGCGTCTCGAATTGACCTACGGTGGCGAACTCTACGACAGAACGCGTCGCCTCTATACCGGCGAGGTCGCCCCTGAAGGCATACGAATCCGCTACTTGCACCACGCGATCGAAGACCTCTTCTGGCGCCAGGGCAAGTACGGCGAATTCGACGTGGCTGAGTATTCGATGGGTGCATACCTGTCCACAGTCGACGATCCCGATCGTCCCTTCGTTGCGCTCCCGATATTCCCGTCGCGGCTCTTCCGGCATTCCAGCGTGTACGTCCGCGCCGGCGCGAATGTGGTCGAGGCGGCCGACCTCAACGGTGGTGCCGTCGGGACCCCCGAATGGAGCATGACCGCCTCGTTGTGGATGCGGGGCATCCTCGGCGAACATCACGGAGTCGATCTTGCGTCGATCCGTTGGCGTACGGGTGGTCTCGAACAGCCAGGCCGCCAGGAGAAGGCGCCGGTAACACCTCCCCGCCATTTCGACGTCTCCCACATCGGCGACGAGGACACCCTCAGCGCCCAACTGATTCGCGGTGAGTTGGACGCGCTGATCACTGCGCGTACGCCACAGGCGTTCATGCAGGGCGATCCGCGGATTCGACGGTTGTGGCCCGACTTCCGTGCGGCGGAGCGCGCCTATTTCGACGTGACGCAGGTCGTTCCCATCATGCATGTGGTGGTCATCAAACGTTCGGTCCTCAACGCTCACCCCTGGGTGGCCAACAATCTCGTCGATGCGTTCGAAACGGCCCGCAAGCCCGTGCAGCCGGAGCTCATCGACACCGCAGTCTGCACTACCAGCCTGATATGGGAGTCCTCCTACGCGGAAGGAGAACAGGATCTTCTCGGCGATCCCTTTCGCGGCGGCGTCGGCCACAACGCCGCTGCCCTGCACGCATTGCTGGCGTACGCGCACGAGCAGGGGTTCAGCAAACGCCCGTTGCGACTCGAGGATGTGTTCGTACCTTCGACGATCAGCGCAGCGCGGGTGTAG
- a CDS encoding aldehyde dehydrogenase family protein yields the protein MQSSLDSNKTDVAALLDRDWRMLIGGDRVAAGDDATMEITAPHDGSTIARVPAASPADVDAAVAAATAAFPQWRDTTLLERAEMIRSFAQRLRSRATDFGLLDAVDTGNPVTAMIGDVMMAARWLDYHAAVAFSITGDTLPSMTRSWLMTRKEPYGAVGRIIPYNHPILFAAAKVGAPLITGNTLVLKVPDQAPLSSLLMAELVLESFPPGVVNIISGSGAVAGDALVRHPGVKRIALIGSVPTGQKVMAAAAEAGIKHVTLELGGKNAMIVCPDADPSAVIEGAAFGMNCHWSQGQSCGSTTRLFLHESLHDQVVSGLVERLKSIRIGHPLEPATEMGCLVSQAQFDKVNHYIDVAKREGARLVTGGRRPPGSEFEAGFYVEPTVFADVDMSMTVAREEIFGPVLSVLRFTDLDDAVAQANELPYGLTGAVWSNDITTAVSVADRLDTGYVWINGSGSHFLGAPFGGHKNSGTGTEEGVEELESYLQTKTVNIPFR from the coding sequence GTGCAATCCTCTCTCGATAGCAACAAGACGGATGTCGCGGCCCTGCTTGACCGTGACTGGCGGATGTTGATCGGGGGCGATCGCGTCGCCGCCGGTGACGACGCGACAATGGAGATCACCGCCCCGCACGACGGCTCCACGATCGCCCGCGTGCCTGCCGCCAGCCCCGCCGACGTCGACGCGGCTGTCGCGGCCGCCACCGCGGCGTTCCCGCAATGGCGCGACACCACGTTGCTCGAGCGCGCTGAGATGATCAGGTCGTTCGCGCAGAGGCTGCGTTCCCGTGCAACCGATTTCGGCCTGCTCGACGCTGTCGACACCGGCAATCCCGTGACAGCCATGATCGGCGACGTCATGATGGCGGCCCGGTGGCTCGACTACCACGCAGCGGTGGCGTTCAGCATCACCGGCGACACCCTTCCGTCAATGACGCGCAGCTGGCTGATGACCCGCAAAGAACCGTACGGCGCGGTCGGGCGGATCATTCCCTACAACCACCCGATCCTGTTCGCTGCCGCCAAAGTGGGCGCCCCGCTGATCACCGGCAACACCCTGGTTCTCAAGGTGCCTGATCAGGCTCCGCTGTCTTCGCTGTTGATGGCCGAATTGGTACTCGAGTCGTTTCCCCCCGGCGTCGTCAACATCATCTCGGGAAGCGGCGCGGTGGCCGGTGACGCCCTGGTTCGGCACCCCGGCGTCAAGCGCATCGCACTCATCGGCAGCGTCCCCACTGGCCAGAAGGTGATGGCTGCGGCGGCCGAAGCCGGCATCAAACACGTCACGCTGGAACTCGGCGGCAAGAACGCGATGATCGTCTGCCCGGATGCCGACCCGAGCGCCGTCATCGAGGGCGCGGCTTTCGGCATGAATTGTCATTGGAGCCAGGGGCAGTCCTGTGGATCGACGACCCGTCTCTTTCTTCACGAGTCGCTTCATGATCAGGTGGTCTCTGGTCTGGTCGAGCGACTGAAATCGATCAGGATCGGCCATCCGCTGGAGCCGGCGACCGAGATGGGTTGCCTGGTGTCCCAAGCGCAGTTCGACAAAGTGAACCACTACATCGACGTCGCGAAACGGGAGGGGGCCAGGCTGGTCACCGGCGGCCGACGGCCCCCGGGAAGCGAATTCGAGGCAGGCTTTTATGTCGAGCCGACGGTCTTCGCCGACGTCGACATGTCGATGACCGTTGCGCGCGAGGAGATTTTCGGCCCGGTCTTGTCAGTGCTGCGATTCACCGATCTCGACGACGCCGTCGCTCAGGCCAACGAGTTACCATACGGTCTGACCGGTGCTGTCTGGAGCAACGACATCACCACCGCGGTCTCGGTGGCAGACCGGCTCGACACCGGCTATGTGTGGATCAACGGCAGCGGCAGCCACTTTCTCGGTGCGCCGTTCGGTGGTCACAAGAACAGTGGCACGGGCACCGAAGAGGGAGTCGAGGAATTGGAGAGTTACCTCCAGACCAAGACCGTCAACATTCCCTTCCGCTGA
- a CDS encoding MarR family transcriptional regulator, translating to MPRRPRNPPSIAEQIARAADREGPEFDTAVLGLTLALFRTATAFERAHVSELLPHDLNISQLNILTVLDRAPEPLTMGALGQAVSVLPANLTGVVDGLARRGYVERITNPEDRRSFLVRIGKPGRNFLRKFLPGHWTYLQTLMSDLTPPQKRQLQRLLNKFMDSIEQNCQPVANGAEVNRPRPRRQGDVSS from the coding sequence ATGCCGCGACGGCCCCGAAACCCACCCTCCATCGCCGAGCAGATCGCGAGAGCGGCCGACCGGGAGGGTCCGGAGTTCGACACCGCTGTCCTCGGACTGACGCTGGCGCTCTTCCGTACCGCGACCGCCTTTGAACGCGCTCACGTCAGCGAACTACTGCCGCACGACCTGAACATTAGCCAGCTCAATATCCTCACGGTGCTCGACCGCGCCCCTGAGCCGCTGACGATGGGGGCGCTGGGTCAGGCGGTGTCCGTGCTGCCGGCTAACCTGACCGGTGTCGTGGACGGGCTGGCACGGCGGGGATACGTCGAACGCATTACAAATCCCGAAGACCGTCGATCGTTTCTGGTCCGCATCGGTAAACCCGGCCGCAATTTCCTGCGCAAGTTTCTGCCCGGACATTGGACATACCTACAGACCCTGATGAGCGATTTGACACCCCCGCAGAAACGTCAGCTGCAGAGGTTGCTCAACAAGTTCATGGATTCGATCGAACAGAACTGCCAGCCCGTCGCCAATGGCGCTGAGGTCAACCGCCCCCGGCCAAGGCGCCAGGGTGACGTGTCTTCATGA
- a CDS encoding IclR family transcriptional regulator translates to MTMQAEPIVTRAYGPTPQYPVESVDNALQIVMLLATRNELRLTDVSAYFGLASSTAHRLLAMLSYRGLIRQDPKTKAYRAGPGLDLLAFSVLRRLDVGDRARPVLEKLNAGLRETVHLGRLEGAEVDFVASIESPQALRVSNRLGVAMPAHCTSTGKALLSALGPEELDRLYPQPDLVQMTRNSIASRAGLNAELADVRRRGYAISNEEGEVGVISIAVPLRSGAYALNASVPVSRMTRSLRRTVLSELNAATDEIEALLP, encoded by the coding sequence ATGACGATGCAAGCAGAACCGATTGTCACCCGGGCATACGGGCCGACACCCCAGTACCCGGTGGAGTCGGTCGACAACGCCTTGCAGATAGTCATGCTCCTCGCAACACGGAATGAGTTGCGGCTCACCGACGTGAGTGCTTACTTCGGCCTCGCCAGTTCGACGGCGCACCGGCTGCTCGCCATGCTGTCCTACCGCGGACTGATCCGCCAGGATCCGAAAACCAAGGCCTACCGTGCAGGACCGGGCCTGGATCTGCTCGCCTTCAGCGTGCTGCGCCGGCTCGATGTCGGCGACCGGGCCCGGCCGGTCTTGGAGAAGCTGAACGCCGGTCTGCGGGAGACCGTGCATCTGGGACGGCTCGAAGGCGCCGAGGTCGACTTCGTCGCGTCCATCGAAAGTCCGCAGGCGCTGCGGGTATCCAATCGTCTGGGCGTGGCGATGCCCGCACACTGCACGTCCACCGGCAAGGCACTGCTGTCTGCGCTCGGGCCCGAGGAGCTCGACCGGCTCTATCCCCAGCCGGATCTGGTGCAGATGACGCGGAACTCCATCGCGTCGAGGGCGGGACTCAACGCCGAGCTGGCCGACGTACGCAGGCGCGGGTACGCCATCAGCAACGAAGAGGGCGAGGTGGGCGTGATCTCTATCGCGGTACCGCTGCGCAGCGGAGCGTATGCCCTCAACGCCTCGGTGCCGGTCAGCCGAATGACCAGGAGCTTGCGCAGAACAGTGCTCAGCGAGCTGAACGCGGCTACCGATGAGATCGAGGCATTGCTCCCATGA
- a CDS encoding amidohydrolase family protein — protein MALRSTAPGQGARVTCLHETVRIRPGHVVIDLHTHGLPRSLPNFGRRIAGSWPELVHTGPCSADIMLGDRHFRSVTEQCWNLERRLADMETDGVARQVISPIPITFSYDLGTDGVADLARVQNEWIADAVRAYPTRFSGLGTVPLQDPDRAAEMVVEIRQDLRLAGVEIGSNVCGANLDDRALDPFFAACAEHGALVFVHPWQVLGSDRLRKYGLTESIGMGAETATAAASLVIGGVLDRHPELDILLAHGGGAFLALLPRIERFWENSLTATDRGDGPSSYADRFYYDSLLFDADAVAALVGRVGADRVVVGTDYPFAIAERPAGAALLSAGLPEAVVSSVSVVTAERILGLA, from the coding sequence ATGGCGCTGAGGTCAACCGCCCCCGGCCAAGGCGCCAGGGTGACGTGTCTTCATGAGACTGTCCGTATCAGACCAGGCCATGTTGTGATCGACCTGCACACCCACGGGCTACCCCGCTCCCTTCCCAACTTCGGCCGACGCATCGCGGGTTCGTGGCCTGAACTGGTGCACACCGGACCGTGTAGCGCCGACATCATGCTCGGCGACCGGCACTTTCGGTCGGTGACAGAGCAATGCTGGAACCTGGAGCGACGGCTCGCCGACATGGAGACCGACGGCGTTGCGCGACAAGTTATTTCACCTATACCGATCACTTTTTCTTACGATCTGGGCACTGATGGCGTGGCCGATTTGGCACGCGTGCAGAACGAATGGATCGCCGATGCCGTTCGCGCATATCCGACACGGTTCAGCGGACTGGGCACAGTCCCGTTGCAGGACCCGGACCGGGCCGCGGAGATGGTCGTCGAAATCCGGCAGGATCTCCGCCTCGCCGGCGTGGAGATCGGCTCGAATGTGTGCGGAGCCAATCTCGACGACCGCGCACTGGATCCCTTCTTCGCCGCCTGTGCCGAACACGGCGCGCTGGTCTTCGTGCATCCGTGGCAGGTGCTGGGTTCGGATCGCCTCAGGAAGTACGGTCTCACCGAATCCATCGGAATGGGCGCTGAGACAGCGACGGCCGCAGCGTCATTGGTGATAGGCGGCGTCTTGGACCGCCATCCCGAACTCGATATCCTGCTCGCTCACGGCGGCGGTGCGTTCCTGGCGCTACTGCCGAGAATCGAGCGATTCTGGGAGAACTCGTTGACAGCAACGGACCGCGGCGACGGCCCATCGAGTTACGCCGATCGCTTCTATTACGATTCGCTGCTCTTCGACGCGGATGCGGTCGCGGCTCTGGTCGGGCGCGTCGGGGCCGATCGGGTAGTGGTCGGCACCGATTATCCGTTCGCCATCGCTGAGCGCCCAGCCGGGGCGGCCCTGCTGAGCGCGGGCCTACCCGAGGCGGTCGTTTCATCGGTCAGCGTGGTGACAGCCGAGAGAATCCTCGGACTCGCCTGA
- the hcaB gene encoding 3-(cis-5,6-dihydroxycyclohexa-1,3-dien-1-yl)propanoate dehydrogenase yields MTGWLTGRRALLVGAGSGIGRAVVDAFLDEGARVAVLERDEQKCSALSAQHPDVPVVCGDGSFRAANDEAVAATVEAFGGLDVLVNCVGVFDFYRSIEEIDVDVLDEAFDEIFRVNVRSHLHSVKAALPALRESARPVIVLTESTSGYYAGRGGVLYVASKFAVRGLVTALSHDLAPQIRVNGVAPGATLGTDLRGLAGLDMADRSISKVPGRAEEMAARVPLQVALSAQDHAWSYVFLASHRARGITGDVIHPDGGMSVAAAPRKRS; encoded by the coding sequence GTGACGGGCTGGCTCACCGGCCGGCGGGCTCTTCTCGTGGGCGCCGGGTCGGGGATCGGCAGGGCGGTGGTGGATGCCTTTCTCGATGAGGGTGCGCGCGTGGCCGTTCTGGAACGCGATGAGCAGAAGTGCTCGGCGCTGAGCGCCCAGCATCCCGATGTTCCCGTGGTCTGTGGCGACGGAAGCTTCCGTGCGGCCAATGACGAGGCCGTCGCCGCCACGGTTGAAGCGTTCGGTGGTCTGGACGTGCTTGTCAACTGCGTCGGGGTGTTCGACTTCTATCGCAGCATCGAAGAGATCGACGTGGACGTCCTTGACGAGGCATTCGACGAGATTTTCCGCGTCAACGTCAGAAGCCATCTGCATTCGGTCAAGGCGGCGCTTCCCGCGCTGCGGGAATCTGCGCGGCCGGTCATCGTGCTGACCGAGTCCACGTCCGGGTACTACGCGGGGCGAGGCGGAGTGCTCTACGTCGCTTCCAAATTCGCCGTCCGCGGACTGGTCACCGCGCTGTCTCACGACCTGGCGCCCCAGATCAGAGTCAACGGTGTTGCCCCGGGCGCAACGCTGGGGACCGACCTTCGGGGCCTGGCCGGTCTGGACATGGCAGATCGCAGCATCTCGAAAGTGCCCGGCCGTGCCGAAGAGATGGCCGCGCGCGTTCCCCTGCAGGTCGCGTTGTCCGCGCAGGACCACGCGTGGAGTTACGTGTTCCTGGCATCGCATCGTGCCCGCGGCATCACCGGGGACGTCATCCACCCCGACGGAGGCATGAGCGTCGCAGCGGCGCCGAGGAAGCGCAGTTGA
- a CDS encoding 3-phenylpropionate/cinnamic acid dioxygenase subunit beta, giving the protein MNIAHDTHSSRSRLGGSASRVTRTGKTLRFDDERHLLAHQWLVDETYLLDAQSYSEWLESLCEDIHYLMPVRVTTALAAGYDTSPGMAHFDEDKYSLSRRVARFLTEHAWTEDPPSRLRHHLSNVRTFATDDPDHLIVESATLLFRSRGDVREGAFLSAGREDLLRLEGDQWRLARRIISVDESVIRMQNLAIFL; this is encoded by the coding sequence ATGAACATTGCCCACGACACCCACTCCAGTCGGTCCCGCCTCGGGGGGTCGGCATCGCGCGTCACGCGGACGGGCAAGACGCTGCGGTTCGACGACGAGCGACACCTGCTCGCCCACCAGTGGCTGGTGGACGAGACCTATCTGCTGGACGCGCAGTCGTATTCGGAGTGGCTCGAGAGTCTCTGCGAGGACATCCACTATCTGATGCCGGTCAGGGTCACGACGGCGCTGGCCGCCGGCTACGACACCTCGCCCGGCATGGCGCATTTCGATGAAGACAAGTACTCGTTGTCTCGCCGGGTGGCCCGCTTCCTCACCGAACACGCCTGGACCGAGGATCCGCCGTCCCGGCTGCGCCACCATCTGTCGAACGTGCGCACCTTCGCCACCGACGATCCGGACCACCTGATCGTCGAGTCCGCCACCCTGCTGTTCCGCAGCAGAGGCGATGTGCGGGAGGGTGCCTTTCTGTCCGCGGGTCGGGAGGACCTGCTGCGGCTCGAAGGCGACCAGTGGCGGCTGGCCCGTCGCATCATCTCCGTCGATGAGTCGGTCATCCGCATGCAGAATTTGGCGATATTTCTGTGA
- a CDS encoding Lrp/AsnC family transcriptional regulator yields MFSIDRLDVDLLEMLARDARIGVVELASRLGISRNTVQSRLKRLEESGLVAGYRPELDLAQAGIATQAFVGLEVQQGRLGSIVEALIGIPHVLEIHATTGREDLLVRVATETQAGLQQLIEQVVAIPGVVHSTTTLALTTPLTFRPMPLLKNMTRNAGWGRSTPTPKE; encoded by the coding sequence ATGTTCAGCATCGACCGGCTCGACGTCGACCTGCTCGAGATGCTTGCACGCGACGCGCGGATCGGAGTCGTGGAACTGGCGTCGCGGCTGGGCATCTCGCGCAACACCGTGCAATCGCGCCTGAAGCGGTTGGAGGAGAGCGGGCTGGTCGCCGGCTACCGCCCCGAACTCGACCTCGCGCAAGCCGGAATCGCCACGCAGGCCTTCGTCGGACTCGAGGTGCAACAGGGTCGTCTCGGCTCGATCGTGGAAGCTCTCATCGGGATACCTCACGTGCTGGAGATACACGCGACGACAGGGCGCGAGGATCTCCTCGTGCGCGTCGCCACCGAGACGCAGGCGGGACTGCAGCAGTTGATCGAGCAGGTGGTCGCCATTCCGGGTGTTGTGCACTCGACGACGACACTGGCTCTCACCACTCCGTTGACCTTTCGGCCGATGCCGCTGCTCAAGAACATGACTCGCAACGCAGGGTGGGGACGGTCGACGCCGACACCGAAGGAATGA
- a CDS encoding FAD-dependent oxidoreductase: protein MSGLTVVIVGSSVGGVRTAKALRSQGFGGRIVLIGSECSLPYDKPPLSKQFLAGSWDQSRLTMLTAEQADEADIELRLGNAAEQLDLAGRAVILADGARVAFDALVVATGADARPSPWPVTSGVHLVRTLDDSRELARALAVAGPVVVVGGGFIGAEVAATAHAAGRDVTIVDPLTAPIGRIVGAEIGAILTGVHARHGVHTRFGVGVESVDGREGALRVTLTSKETLPAATVVVGIGAIPNDGWLSSSGLLIDDGVVCDEFCRAVGHPGVFAVGDVARWHHPGHQEDVRVEHWTNAAEQAACVAHNICHPDELRSYAPTEYVWSDQYDWKIQIAGRPHRAVLDRIVGDLNAERPQGAAVFGDQAGILTAAVTVNWPKALMMCRRMIGAGTTVADCLSEVESLPRLTTAHAAGG from the coding sequence ATGTCCGGACTAACCGTCGTCATTGTGGGGTCGTCCGTCGGCGGGGTGCGCACCGCCAAGGCGCTGCGCTCTCAGGGCTTCGGCGGCCGGATCGTGTTGATAGGCAGTGAATGCAGTCTGCCCTACGACAAGCCACCCCTGTCGAAGCAGTTCCTCGCAGGCTCGTGGGACCAGAGCCGGCTGACGATGCTCACTGCCGAGCAAGCCGACGAGGCCGACATCGAACTGCGCCTCGGCAACGCGGCTGAGCAGTTGGACCTTGCTGGTCGAGCGGTGATTCTCGCCGACGGCGCGCGCGTCGCATTTGACGCCCTGGTCGTGGCCACGGGCGCTGATGCGCGACCGTCCCCGTGGCCGGTGACCTCCGGCGTCCATCTCGTGCGGACACTGGACGACAGCCGTGAACTGGCGCGTGCGCTGGCGGTCGCCGGGCCGGTGGTAGTCGTGGGCGGCGGGTTCATCGGCGCCGAGGTAGCCGCGACCGCGCACGCTGCGGGGCGGGACGTGACCATCGTCGATCCGCTCACCGCGCCGATCGGCCGGATCGTCGGGGCTGAAATCGGAGCCATACTCACCGGCGTGCACGCGCGGCACGGGGTGCATACGCGGTTCGGCGTCGGTGTCGAGTCGGTCGACGGACGCGAGGGGGCCCTGCGCGTCACCCTCACCAGCAAAGAGACGTTGCCCGCTGCGACAGTGGTCGTCGGTATTGGCGCCATTCCCAACGACGGCTGGCTGTCCTCCTCGGGACTATTGATAGACGATGGCGTGGTATGCGACGAATTCTGCCGTGCGGTAGGGCATCCGGGCGTCTTTGCTGTCGGTGACGTGGCGCGCTGGCACCATCCCGGGCATCAGGAAGACGTCCGTGTAGAACACTGGACCAATGCCGCCGAGCAGGCTGCCTGTGTAGCCCACAACATCTGCCACCCCGACGAACTACGTTCCTATGCGCCGACCGAATACGTCTGGAGCGACCAGTACGACTGGAAGATTCAGATCGCCGGGCGGCCCCACCGTGCGGTGCTTGATCGGATCGTCGGCGACCTGAACGCCGAAAGGCCTCAGGGCGCAGCAGTGTTCGGCGATCAAGCCGGTATCTTGACGGCAGCCGTCACCGTGAACTGGCCGAAGGCCCTGATGATGTGCCGCCGGATGATCGGCGCGGGAACGACCGTCGCTGACTGCCTGTCGGAAGTGGAAAGCCTACCGCGGCTCACCACCGCGCACGCAGCCGGAGGGTGA
- a CDS encoding aromatic ring-hydroxylating dioxygenase subunit alpha, whose amino-acid sequence MTDQSRVLDDVRRGMIPAHIYNDREIYELEKRHIFAQAWVFVGHESEIAQPGDYVVRRILEDSFIITRDENGTVCAHFNMCLHRGMQVCRAEMGNASHFRCPYHGWSYRNDGRIVGLPFHQDAYGGEEGFARKGQRLLPAPNIAIYNGMIFLSLNAQAPPLEDYLGDFKFYLDFYTRQSSSGIELHGPQRWRIKANWKIGAENFAGDMYHTPQTHTSVVEIGLFREPNAQKRKEGALYWAGNGGGTTYKLPDGSLEERLRYVGYPDPMIERMKQSWSPEQLAIVGTDGFMFSAATLYPNLSFVHNWPKVADSDNVLPFITLRQWQPISEDETEVLSWFAVDAGAPEEFKALSYKAYLMCFGSTGMFEQDDVENWVSLTNTAAGSMARRLLLNSRMGLLADDSEVAPPLLADRFSGPGIARQGYSEFNQRELLRRWADDLEAGSTDTLRPEPSGGAMVNGDQGTVTRV is encoded by the coding sequence ATGACCGACCAGTCCAGGGTACTCGACGACGTTCGCCGAGGCATGATCCCGGCCCATATCTACAACGACCGGGAGATCTATGAGCTGGAAAAGCGGCACATCTTCGCCCAGGCGTGGGTATTCGTCGGCCACGAATCAGAGATCGCACAGCCGGGAGACTATGTCGTGCGGCGGATCCTCGAGGACTCGTTCATCATCACCCGCGACGAGAATGGCACTGTCTGCGCGCATTTCAACATGTGTCTGCATCGCGGCATGCAGGTATGCCGAGCGGAGATGGGCAATGCCTCACACTTCCGTTGTCCGTATCACGGCTGGTCCTACCGCAACGACGGCAGGATTGTGGGGTTGCCGTTCCATCAGGATGCTTACGGCGGCGAGGAAGGATTTGCCCGCAAGGGACAACGGCTGCTGCCGGCTCCGAACATCGCAATCTACAACGGCATGATTTTTCTGAGCCTGAACGCCCAGGCGCCACCGCTGGAGGATTACCTGGGGGACTTCAAGTTCTACCTCGACTTCTACACGCGGCAGAGCTCGAGTGGCATCGAGTTGCATGGACCACAACGGTGGCGGATCAAGGCGAACTGGAAGATCGGTGCCGAGAACTTCGCCGGCGACATGTACCACACGCCCCAAACGCACACTTCGGTGGTGGAGATCGGACTCTTTCGCGAGCCTAACGCGCAGAAGCGCAAAGAGGGTGCGCTGTACTGGGCCGGCAATGGCGGCGGAACCACTTACAAACTGCCTGACGGATCGCTGGAGGAGCGGCTTCGTTACGTCGGCTATCCGGACCCGATGATCGAGAGGATGAAGCAGAGCTGGTCGCCGGAGCAGCTCGCCATTGTCGGCACCGACGGCTTCATGTTCAGTGCCGCAACGCTTTATCCCAACCTGTCTTTCGTGCACAACTGGCCGAAGGTCGCCGACAGCGACAACGTGCTGCCGTTCATCACGCTGCGGCAGTGGCAGCCGATCAGCGAAGACGAGACCGAGGTGCTGTCCTGGTTCGCCGTGGACGCCGGAGCCCCGGAAGAGTTCAAGGCGCTGTCCTACAAGGCCTATCTCATGTGCTTCGGTAGCACCGGCATGTTCGAACAGGACGATGTCGAGAACTGGGTGTCGTTGACCAACACCGCGGCTGGCTCGATGGCGCGGCGGTTACTGCTCAACAGCCGGATGGGTCTGCTCGCCGATGACTCGGAGGTGGCGCCTCCACTGCTTGCCGACCGCTTCAGCGGCCCCGGTATCGCCCGTCAGGGTTACAGCGAGTTCAATCAGCGAGAGTTGCTGCGTCGCTGGGCCGATGATCTGGAGGCCGGTTCTACCGATACGTTACGTCCCGAGCCGTCCGGCGGCGCGATGGTCAACGGCGACCAAGGGACGGTGACGCGCGTATGA
- a CDS encoding ferredoxin, protein MPRLHADYPSCQGYGNCVTGAADTFDVDDEGVVVLLRDTFAEGERSRIEDAVRSCPVNALSIEVD, encoded by the coding sequence ATGCCCAGACTCCACGCTGACTACCCGTCGTGCCAGGGCTACGGCAACTGTGTGACCGGCGCCGCGGACACCTTCGACGTCGACGACGAGGGCGTGGTGGTGCTGTTGCGGGACACCTTCGCAGAGGGCGAGCGCTCACGAATCGAGGACGCGGTGCGCAGCTGTCCCGTGAACGCCTTGAGCATCGAGGTCGACTGA